From Halococcus hamelinensis 100A6, one genomic window encodes:
- a CDS encoding 30S ribosomal protein S9, whose amino-acid sequence MVTNTSGKKKTAIARATISDGEGRVRVNSAPVELAEPELARLKMLEPFRLAEEQREEVDISVDVSGGGTVGQADAVRTAIARGLVQHTNDAELRDAYMEFDRSLLVNDVRQSESKKWGGPGARARYQKSYR is encoded by the coding sequence ATGGTAACCAACACCTCAGGCAAGAAGAAGACCGCCATCGCCCGCGCGACGATCTCCGACGGGGAGGGTCGCGTCAGAGTCAACTCGGCACCCGTCGAGCTCGCCGAACCCGAGCTCGCGCGGCTGAAGATGCTCGAACCGTTCCGGCTCGCCGAGGAGCAGCGCGAGGAGGTCGACATCTCGGTCGACGTCTCGGGCGGCGGGACGGTCGGCCAGGCCGACGCGGTCCGGACCGCGATCGCCCGCGGACTGGTCCAGCACACCAACGACGCCGAGCTCCGGGACGCCTACATGGAGTTCGACCGGTCGCTGCTGGTGAACGACGTCCGCCAGTCCGAGTCCAAGAAGTGGGGCGGCCCCGGCGCACGCGCGCGCTATCAGAAATCCTACCGTTAA
- a CDS encoding DNA-directed RNA polymerase subunit N has translation MMVPVRCFTCGSVVGEHWEAFESRIEDGEDPGDVLDDLGVKRHCCRRMLVSHTDLVDIVAPYQ, from the coding sequence ATGATGGTTCCGGTGCGGTGTTTCACCTGCGGGAGCGTCGTCGGCGAACACTGGGAGGCGTTCGAGTCGCGGATCGAGGACGGCGAGGACCCCGGTGACGTGCTCGACGACCTCGGGGTCAAACGCCACTGCTGTCGGCGGATGCTCGTCTCGCACACCGACCTCGTGGACATCGTGGCTCCCTACCAGTGA
- a CDS encoding DNA-directed RNA polymerase subunit K → MVNQRYNRYEKARIIGARALQIAYGAPVLVQTESTEPILIAAEEYDADVLPFTVWRGEQ, encoded by the coding sequence ATGGTGAACCAACGCTACAATCGGTACGAGAAGGCCCGGATCATCGGGGCCCGCGCGCTCCAGATCGCCTACGGCGCGCCGGTGCTGGTCCAGACCGAGAGCACTGAGCCGATACTGATCGCCGCCGAGGAGTACGACGCCGACGTGTTGCCGTTCACCGTCTGGCGGGGCGAGCAGTGA
- the eno gene encoding phosphopyruvate hydratase, which translates to MTLITEVRLRRILDSRGNPTVEAEVSTESGGFGRGAAPSGASTGAHEAVSLPADEAIAAAREHAVPRIEGQVYAGDQRSVDAALRAADGTDDFGTIGANSAVAISMASAKAAADTLGAPLYQHLGGAFRGNTFPTPLGNVVGGGEHAKEATHIQEFLSAPVGAPSVTDAVFANARVHGAVSEILDDRDIPAAKGDEGAWAPAIDDEEAFEVVAEATDTVADEVGFEVGFGLDVAAAELYDPDDGVYRYGDVERTTDEQVEYVADLVDEYDLVYVEDPLDEEDFSGFADLTAKVGSETLVCGDDLFVTNTERLARGIDEAAANAILVKPNQIGTLSDAFDAVELGVENGLAPVISHRSGETEDTTIAHLAVATDAPFVKTGAVGGERTAKLNELIRIEETA; encoded by the coding sequence GTGACGCTCATCACCGAGGTCCGGCTCCGCCGGATCCTCGACTCGCGTGGAAACCCCACGGTCGAGGCCGAGGTCTCGACGGAGTCGGGTGGATTCGGTCGGGGGGCCGCCCCGAGCGGCGCGAGCACGGGAGCCCACGAGGCCGTTTCGCTCCCCGCCGACGAGGCCATCGCGGCGGCGCGCGAACACGCCGTCCCGCGGATCGAGGGGCAGGTCTACGCCGGCGACCAGCGCTCGGTGGACGCCGCGCTCCGGGCCGCCGACGGCACCGACGACTTCGGGACGATCGGCGCGAACAGCGCCGTCGCGATCTCGATGGCGAGTGCAAAGGCCGCCGCCGACACCCTCGGCGCGCCGCTCTATCAGCATCTCGGTGGGGCCTTCCGTGGCAACACGTTCCCGACGCCGCTCGGCAACGTCGTCGGCGGGGGCGAACACGCCAAGGAAGCGACCCACATCCAGGAGTTCCTCTCCGCACCCGTCGGCGCGCCGAGCGTCACCGACGCGGTGTTCGCGAACGCGCGGGTCCACGGCGCGGTCAGCGAGATCCTCGACGACCGTGATATCCCGGCGGCGAAGGGCGACGAGGGCGCGTGGGCACCCGCGATCGACGACGAGGAGGCCTTCGAGGTCGTCGCCGAAGCCACCGACACGGTGGCCGACGAGGTCGGCTTCGAAGTCGGCTTCGGGCTCGACGTGGCCGCGGCCGAACTCTACGACCCCGACGACGGGGTCTATCGCTACGGCGACGTCGAGCGCACCACGGACGAACAGGTCGAGTACGTCGCGGACCTCGTAGACGAGTACGACCTCGTCTACGTCGAGGACCCGCTCGACGAGGAGGACTTCTCGGGCTTCGCCGACCTCACCGCGAAGGTGGGCTCGGAGACCCTGGTCTGCGGCGACGACCTGTTCGTCACCAACACCGAGCGCCTCGCGCGCGGCATCGACGAGGCCGCGGCGAACGCCATCCTGGTGAAGCCGAACCAGATCGGCACGCTGTCGGACGCGTTCGACGCGGTCGAACTCGGTGTGGAGAACGGGCTCGCGCCCGTGATCTCCCACCGGTCGGGCGAGACCGAGGACACCACGATCGCACACCTCGCCGTGGCGACCGACGCCCCGTTCGTGAAGACGGGCGCGGTCGGTGGCGAGCGCACCGCGAAACTCAACGAACTCATCAGAATCGAGGAAACCGCATGA
- the rpsB gene encoding 30S ribosomal protein S2 has protein sequence MSENEEGLDAAERDIEAEPTGEAGANPAENPTDTDAPTDDQPADEEEDTGPTFDEDVMADDEADLLIPVEDYLGAGVHIGTQQKTKDMERFIHRVRTDGLYVLDVGRTDERVRTAANFLANYDAENVLVASSRQYGRFPAEKFADAIGARARTGRFIPGTLTNPDYDGYIEPDVLVVTDPIGDSQAVTEAVTVGIPVIAMCDSNNSVSNVDLVVPTNNKGRRALSVVYWLLANETLDRSPDGEPNYALDDFEEGI, from the coding sequence ATGAGCGAAAACGAAGAGGGGCTCGACGCGGCGGAACGCGACATCGAGGCGGAGCCGACCGGCGAAGCCGGCGCGAACCCCGCCGAGAACCCCACAGACACAGACGCACCGACCGACGACCAGCCAGCCGACGAGGAAGAGGACACGGGGCCGACGTTCGACGAGGACGTCATGGCGGACGACGAGGCCGACCTCCTCATCCCGGTCGAGGACTACCTGGGGGCCGGTGTCCACATCGGCACCCAGCAGAAGACCAAGGACATGGAGCGGTTCATCCACCGCGTTCGAACCGACGGCCTCTACGTCCTCGACGTCGGCCGCACCGACGAGCGCGTCCGGACGGCCGCGAACTTCCTCGCGAACTACGACGCCGAGAACGTGCTCGTCGCGTCCTCGCGCCAGTACGGGCGCTTCCCGGCCGAGAAGTTCGCCGACGCCATCGGCGCGCGTGCGCGAACGGGTCGGTTCATCCCCGGCACGCTCACGAACCCCGACTACGACGGCTACATCGAACCCGACGTCCTGGTCGTCACCGACCCGATCGGTGACTCCCAGGCCGTCACGGAGGCCGTCACCGTCGGGATCCCCGTGATCGCGATGTGTGACTCGAACAACTCCGTGAGCAACGTCGACCTCGTGGTGCCGACGAACAACAAGGGTCGTCGTGCGCTCTCGGTGGTCTACTGGCTGCTCGCGAACGAGACGCTCGACCGCTCGCCCGACGGCGAGCCGAACTACGCGCTCGACGACTTCGAAGAAGGCATCTGA
- the nikR gene encoding nickel-responsive transcriptional regulator NikR, protein MTVVSVSMPEELLERIDTFADDHGYTGRSEVIREAGRNLLGEFEDARLEDRELMAVVTVLFDYETTSVEERMMHLRHEHDDLVASNFHSHVGNHYCMELFILDGDLEEISTFVGKIRATRDTVSVDYSVMPVEDFARNLG, encoded by the coding sequence ATGACCGTCGTCAGCGTCTCGATGCCGGAAGAACTCCTCGAACGGATCGACACCTTCGCCGACGACCACGGCTACACCGGGCGAAGCGAGGTCATCAGGGAGGCGGGGCGCAACCTCCTCGGGGAGTTCGAGGACGCCCGGCTCGAGGACCGCGAACTCATGGCGGTCGTGACGGTTCTATTCGACTACGAGACCACCAGCGTCGAGGAGCGGATGATGCACCTCCGCCACGAACACGACGACCTGGTGGCCTCGAACTTCCACAGCCACGTCGGGAACCACTACTGCATGGAGCTGTTCATCCTCGACGGCGACCTCGAGGAGATCTCGACCTTCGTCGGGAAGATCCGCGCGACCCGGGACACGGTCTCGGTGGATTATTCAGTCATGCCGGTCGAGGACTTCGCCCGAAACCTCGGTTGA
- the mvk gene encoding mevalonate kinase, which yields MAVSSAPGKVYLFGEHAVVYGEPAVPCAIERRARVEATQRSDSRVRVHAQDLYLNGFSVEYAGPADDRPTVATDQSVLDLGMRYIDGAIDRARDLADQPEVGLDVTVESDLPLGAGLGSSAAVVVAGIDATARELGLELDSEEVANHAYKVEHEVQNGEASRADTFCSATGGAAKVEGDSCETIDAPNLPFVVGYDGGTGNTGELVAGVRALREEYDFAASTVESIGDLVRRGEHALDAGDVDELGRLMDVNHGLLSALGVSARSLDAMVWAAREAGARGAKLTGSGGGGCIVALDETEDTPTALGYTPECERAFRAELDTEGVRREDG from the coding sequence ATGGCGGTCTCAAGCGCCCCCGGCAAGGTCTATCTCTTCGGCGAACACGCGGTGGTCTACGGCGAACCCGCGGTGCCGTGTGCGATCGAGCGCCGGGCACGGGTCGAAGCCACGCAGCGATCGGACAGTCGGGTCCGGGTCCACGCCCAGGACCTCTACCTCAACGGCTTCAGCGTCGAGTACGCGGGGCCGGCCGACGACCGGCCGACCGTCGCCACCGACCAATCGGTGCTCGACCTCGGGATGCGTTACATCGACGGCGCGATCGACCGTGCCCGCGACCTCGCCGACCAGCCCGAAGTGGGCCTCGACGTCACCGTCGAGAGCGACCTCCCGCTGGGGGCCGGCCTCGGCTCGTCGGCGGCGGTCGTGGTGGCGGGGATCGACGCCACGGCACGCGAACTCGGGCTCGAACTCGACTCGGAGGAAGTGGCGAACCACGCCTACAAGGTCGAACACGAGGTCCAGAACGGCGAGGCCTCGCGTGCGGACACGTTCTGCTCGGCAACCGGCGGCGCGGCGAAGGTCGAGGGCGACAGTTGCGAGACCATCGACGCGCCGAACCTCCCGTTCGTGGTGGGCTACGACGGCGGCACCGGCAACACCGGCGAACTCGTCGCGGGCGTGCGCGCGCTCCGCGAGGAGTACGACTTCGCTGCCAGCACGGTCGAATCGATCGGCGACCTCGTGCGTCGCGGCGAACACGCGCTCGATGCGGGCGACGTCGACGAACTCGGCCGGCTGATGGACGTCAACCACGGCCTGCTCTCGGCGCTCGGGGTCTCCGCGCGCTCGCTCGACGCGATGGTGTGGGCCGCCCGCGAGGCGGGCGCACGCGGCGCGAAGCTCACCGGGTCCGGCGGTGGGGGCTGTATCGTCGCGCTCGACGAAACCGAGGACACCCCGACGGCGCTCGGCTACACCCCCGAGTGCGAGCGGGCGTTCCGCGCGGAACTCGACACCGAGGGCGTCCGGCGGGAGGACGGATGA
- a CDS encoding isopentenyl phosphate kinase: MTGESSTEDRTATGTTVLKLGGSVITDKSSPETLDGDHLARATDAVAAFEGELVLVHGGGSFGHHHASEHGITTTAGSHDAEGARAVHDAMRRLNDALLDALRERGVPALPVHPLSAATRDDSGELSLATGVVETMLDEGFVPVVQADVVAHAGRGVTVVSGDELVVVLATALDADRVGVCSGVPGVFDTDGVVIDRIDSFADVRAALGGSDATDVTGGMSAKVEALLGLDAPAWVFGLDDLDGFFDGASPGTRVD, encoded by the coding sequence ATGACCGGCGAGTCGAGTACGGAAGACCGGACGGCGACGGGGACGACGGTGCTCAAACTCGGCGGGAGCGTCATCACGGACAAATCCAGCCCCGAGACCCTCGACGGGGACCACCTCGCACGCGCCACGGACGCGGTGGCGGCGTTCGAGGGGGAACTCGTCCTCGTCCACGGCGGCGGGAGCTTCGGCCACCACCACGCCAGCGAACACGGGATCACGACGACGGCCGGGAGCCACGACGCGGAGGGCGCACGCGCCGTCCACGACGCGATGCGACGGCTCAACGACGCCCTGCTCGACGCGCTCCGCGAACGTGGCGTCCCGGCGCTCCCGGTTCACCCCCTCTCGGCGGCGACACGCGACGATTCCGGGGAGCTCTCGCTCGCCACGGGCGTCGTGGAGACCATGCTCGACGAGGGGTTCGTCCCCGTGGTCCAGGCCGACGTGGTCGCCCACGCGGGTCGAGGTGTCACGGTGGTGAGCGGCGACGAACTGGTGGTCGTGCTCGCGACGGCACTCGACGCCGATCGGGTCGGGGTCTGTTCGGGTGTACCGGGCGTGTTCGACACCGACGGAGTGGTCATCGACCGGATCGATTCGTTCGCGGACGTGCGGGCGGCGCTCGGCGGGAGCGATGCCACCGACGTCACCGGCGGGATGAGCGCGAAGGTCGAGGCGTTGCTCGGCCTCGACGCGCCGGCGTGGGTGTTCGGCCTCGACGACCTCGACGGATTTTTCGATGGCGCGTCACCCGGAACGCGGGTCGACTGA
- a CDS encoding RNase J family beta-CASP ribonuclease has translation MEIDIATIGGYEEVGRQMTAVRAGDDIVVFDMGLNLSKVLIHDNVETERMHSLDLIDMGAIPDDRVMSDLDGEVQAIVPTHGHLDHIGAISKLAHRYDAPIVATPFTIELVKQQIESEEKFGVGNDLVKMDPGESMEIGNGLDLEFVNVTHSIIDAINPVLHTPEGSIIYGLDKRLDHTPVIGDPIDMDRFREIGREGEGVLCYIEDCTNAGRKGRTPSEQLAREEVRDVLYSMEDYKGGIVATTFSSQISRVKSIVEFAKEIGRQPVLLGRSMEKYSGTAERLDFVDFPDDLGMFGHRQSVDRTFKRIMNEGKENFLPIVTGHQGEPRAMLTRMGRGETPYQLDEGDKVIFSARVIPEPTNEGQRYQSEQLLRMQGARIFDDVHVSGHMSQEGHYTMLDTIQPQHIVPAHNDLEHLARYIDLAEGQGYRMGRDLHATRNGNVISLVE, from the coding sequence ATGGAAATCGATATTGCAACCATCGGCGGCTACGAAGAAGTCGGCCGACAGATGACCGCCGTCCGGGCGGGCGACGACATCGTTGTCTTCGACATGGGCCTCAACCTCTCGAAGGTCCTGATCCACGACAACGTCGAAACCGAACGCATGCACAGCCTCGACCTGATCGACATGGGCGCGATCCCCGACGACCGGGTCATGTCCGACCTCGACGGCGAGGTCCAGGCTATCGTCCCGACACACGGCCACCTCGACCACATCGGGGCCATCAGCAAACTCGCTCACCGCTACGACGCACCCATCGTCGCGACGCCGTTCACGATCGAGCTCGTCAAACAGCAGATCGAGAGCGAGGAGAAGTTCGGGGTCGGCAACGACCTCGTCAAGATGGACCCGGGCGAATCGATGGAGATCGGCAACGGGCTCGATCTCGAGTTCGTCAACGTCACCCACTCGATCATCGACGCGATCAACCCCGTGCTCCACACCCCCGAGGGGTCGATCATCTACGGGCTCGACAAACGTCTCGACCACACCCCCGTGATCGGCGACCCGATCGACATGGACCGCTTTCGCGAGATCGGTCGCGAGGGCGAGGGCGTGCTCTGTTACATCGAGGACTGCACCAACGCCGGCCGCAAGGGCCGAACCCCGAGCGAGCAGCTCGCGCGCGAGGAGGTTCGGGACGTGCTCTACAGCATGGAGGACTACAAGGGTGGCATCGTCGCCACCACCTTCTCCAGTCAGATCTCCCGGGTCAAGTCAATCGTGGAGTTCGCAAAGGAGATCGGTCGTCAGCCCGTCCTCCTCGGTCGCTCGATGGAGAAGTACTCGGGTACCGCCGAGCGCCTCGACTTCGTCGACTTCCCCGACGACCTCGGGATGTTCGGCCACCGGCAGTCGGTCGACCGGACCTTCAAGCGGATCATGAACGAGGGCAAGGAGAACTTCCTGCCGATCGTCACGGGCCACCAGGGCGAGCCGCGCGCGATGCTCACCCGGATGGGTCGGGGCGAGACGCCCTACCAGCTCGACGAGGGTGACAAAGTGATCTTCTCGGCACGGGTCATTCCCGAGCCGACCAACGAGGGCCAGCGTTACCAGTCCGAGCAGTTGCTCCGGATGCAGGGCGCACGCATCTTCGACGACGTCCACGTTTCGGGCCACATGTCCCAGGAGGGCCACTACACGATGCTCGACACCATCCAGCCCCAGCACATCGTGCCGGCCCACAACGACCTCGAACACCTCGCGCGCTACATCGACCTCGCCGAGGGCCAGGGCTACCGGATGGGCCGAGACCTCCACGCGACGCGCAACGGCAACGTCATCTCGCTGGTCGAATGA
- the idsA3 gene encoding geranylfarnesyl diphosphate synthase, with protein MSASGEAVVEAVAARRELVNASVSEYLPIDKPERLYRASRHLLDAGGKRLRPAVTLLVAEALTDTEPLGADYQSFPTLDASGPDEIDLMAAAVSIETIQSFTLIHDDIMDEDDLRRGVPSVHSAFDTETAILAGDTLYAKAFEFMLATGAPPERTVRALSELARTCTRICEGQSLDVAFEHRDDVTTDEYITMVEQKTAVLYAAAARVPAILLGADDETTEALRQYGLDIGRAFQIRDDVLDLTVPSEKLGKQRGSDLVEGKRTAVTLHAAEHGVDLDDLVVSETPAEVTEAEIDAAVAELDAAGSIEYARTLSRDLVESGKSHLEVLPDNEARRLLAGLAEYLIERGY; from the coding sequence ATGAGCGCTTCGGGGGAGGCGGTCGTCGAGGCGGTCGCGGCACGACGGGAGCTCGTCAACGCGTCGGTCTCGGAGTACCTCCCGATAGACAAACCCGAGCGCCTCTATCGCGCCTCGCGTCACCTGCTCGACGCCGGCGGCAAGCGCCTCCGGCCCGCGGTCACGCTACTCGTAGCCGAGGCACTGACCGACACCGAACCGCTCGGTGCGGACTACCAGTCGTTCCCGACGCTCGACGCCTCGGGACCCGACGAGATAGACCTCATGGCGGCCGCGGTGAGCATCGAGACGATCCAGTCCTTCACCCTGATCCACGACGACATCATGGACGAGGACGACCTCCGGCGCGGGGTGCCCTCCGTCCACAGCGCGTTCGACACCGAGACCGCGATCCTCGCTGGCGACACGCTCTACGCGAAGGCCTTCGAGTTCATGCTCGCCACTGGCGCGCCGCCCGAACGCACCGTGCGCGCGCTCTCGGAGCTCGCCAGGACCTGTACCCGGATCTGCGAGGGCCAGTCGCTCGACGTCGCCTTCGAACACCGCGACGACGTCACGACCGACGAGTACATCACGATGGTCGAGCAGAAGACGGCCGTTCTCTACGCCGCCGCAGCCCGGGTCCCGGCCATCCTGCTCGGCGCGGACGACGAGACGACCGAGGCGCTCCGCCAGTACGGGCTCGACATCGGCCGGGCGTTCCAGATCCGCGACGACGTGCTCGATCTCACGGTTCCGAGCGAGAAGCTCGGCAAACAGCGCGGCAGCGACCTCGTCGAGGGCAAGCGCACCGCCGTCACGCTCCACGCCGCCGAGCACGGTGTCGACCTCGACGACCTCGTGGTGTCCGAAACGCCCGCGGAAGTCACCGAAGCGGAGATCGACGCCGCGGTCGCCGAACTCGACGCCGCCGGCAGCATCGAGTACGCCCGCACGTTGAGCCGCGACCTCGTCGAGAGCGGGAAATCCCACCTCGAAGTCCTCCCCGACAACGAGGCCCGCCGTCTGCTCGCGGGGCTCGCCGAATACCTGATCGAACGCGGGTACTAG
- a CDS encoding sugar phosphate nucleotidyltransferase: MKAIVLAGGYATRLWPITKHRPKMFLPVGDTVVIDRIFEELEADDRIEEVYISTNERFAGEFEEHVEERGFEKPTLSIEDTTGEDEKFGAVGALAQLIDRENVDDDLLVVAGDNLLSFSLGDFIDDFEGRTEPTIAAYDVGSRERAKSYGLVELDGDRVVDFQEKPEDPNSTLVSIACYAFPADALVLDEYLADDNNPDEPGRFVQWLRGRRDVYAYTFDGAWFDIGTPESYLDTVAWAIDGDSSVAADATVENSEIGSGVHVMPGATVTNSTLEHSVVFPEATVEDCTVRDSILDEHVDVAGVDLTGALVGEHTVIPDGE, encoded by the coding sequence ATGAAGGCTATCGTGCTCGCCGGCGGGTATGCGACCCGACTCTGGCCGATCACCAAACACCGGCCCAAGATGTTCCTCCCCGTCGGTGACACCGTCGTCATCGACCGGATCTTCGAAGAGCTCGAAGCCGACGACCGTATCGAGGAGGTCTACATCTCGACCAACGAGCGCTTCGCCGGGGAGTTCGAAGAACACGTCGAGGAGCGGGGTTTCGAGAAACCAACGCTCTCGATCGAGGACACCACCGGCGAGGACGAGAAGTTCGGCGCGGTCGGCGCGCTCGCCCAACTCATCGACCGCGAGAACGTCGACGACGACCTCCTCGTGGTCGCGGGCGACAACCTCCTCAGCTTCTCGCTCGGCGACTTCATCGACGACTTCGAAGGACGCACCGAACCCACGATCGCGGCCTACGACGTCGGTTCGCGCGAACGCGCCAAGTCCTACGGCCTCGTCGAACTCGACGGCGACCGGGTCGTTGACTTCCAGGAGAAACCCGAGGACCCCAACTCCACGCTGGTCTCGATCGCGTGCTACGCCTTCCCCGCCGACGCGCTCGTGCTCGATGAGTACCTCGCGGACGACAACAACCCCGACGAGCCCGGTCGGTTCGTCCAGTGGCTCCGGGGTCGGCGCGACGTCTACGCCTACACCTTCGACGGCGCGTGGTTCGACATCGGCACGCCCGAGAGCTACCTCGACACCGTCGCGTGGGCGATCGACGGCGACTCCTCGGTCGCCGCCGACGCGACCGTCGAGAACAGCGAGATCGGGTCGGGCGTTCACGTGATGCCGGGTGCGACGGTCACGAACTCGACCCTCGAACACTCGGTGGTCTTCCCCGAGGCCACCGTCGAGGACTGCACGGTTCGCGATTCGATCCTCGACGAGCACGTCGACGTCGCCGGGGTCGACCTCACCGGCGCGCTCGTCGGCGAGCACACCGTGATCCCGGACGGCGAATAG
- a CDS encoding diphthine--ammonia ligase yields the protein MTEAWVSLFSGGKDSSWALYRALETDLPVERLLTVHPDDGSYMYHVPETRLARLAAESIGIELVEVDPDEAGRGIEESGARGDAELEPLERALGDLGADLDLAGVTAGAVESEFQTSRIQGMCDRLGIELFAPLWGRDPRDLADAMLDAGFEIRVVQVAARGLDESWLGRVLDEEAFDELRTLHEEYGVHVLGEGGEFETLVTDGPHMARPIEFDYETEWDGTRGRLRVTDAWLGE from the coding sequence ATGACGGAGGCGTGGGTGAGCCTGTTCTCCGGCGGCAAGGACTCCTCGTGGGCGCTCTACCGCGCGCTCGAAACCGACCTGCCGGTCGAGCGGCTCCTGACGGTCCACCCCGACGACGGCTCGTACATGTATCACGTCCCCGAGACGCGGCTCGCGCGGCTCGCGGCCGAGAGCATCGGGATCGAACTCGTCGAGGTCGACCCGGACGAGGCGGGGCGCGGTATCGAGGAGTCCGGGGCGCGCGGCGACGCCGAGCTCGAACCCCTCGAACGCGCCCTCGGCGACCTCGGGGCCGACCTCGACCTCGCGGGGGTCACCGCGGGGGCGGTCGAGAGCGAGTTCCAGACGAGCCGGATCCAGGGGATGTGCGACCGGCTCGGTATCGAGCTGTTCGCCCCGCTCTGGGGGCGCGACCCCCGCGACCTCGCCGACGCGATGCTCGATGCGGGCTTCGAGATCCGAGTGGTGCAGGTCGCGGCCCGTGGCCTCGACGAGTCGTGGCTCGGGCGCGTGCTCGACGAAGAAGCGTTCGACGAGCTCCGAACCCTCCACGAGGAGTACGGGGTCCACGTGCTCGGCGAGGGTGGGGAGTTCGAGACGCTGGTGACCGACGGGCCGCACATGGCGCGCCCGATCGAGTTCGATTACGAGACCGAGTGGGACGGGACGCGCGGTCGGCTCCGTGTCACCGACGCGTGGCTCGGGGAGTGA
- a CDS encoding zinc ribbon domain-containing protein, with the protein MSRHRAGKRPWLAAVLAVIYPGLGHLYLRRWFRALAWFLLVFLTVQITLPQSALPESGEFSVEAVLEASQALPIEATFALLVLTILNIADAYYLARQRNAGAESTRSGASGSNGPVGSVIGTEADDDEPTDRCPHCGRTTDTDLDFCQWCGEPLDTDPS; encoded by the coding sequence ATGAGCCGTCATCGCGCCGGCAAGCGCCCGTGGCTCGCCGCGGTGCTCGCGGTCATCTACCCGGGGCTGGGCCACCTCTATCTCCGGCGGTGGTTCCGGGCGCTCGCGTGGTTCCTCCTGGTGTTTCTCACGGTCCAGATCACGCTTCCCCAGTCCGCGCTCCCCGAGTCGGGGGAGTTCAGCGTCGAGGCGGTCCTGGAGGCGAGCCAGGCGCTCCCGATCGAGGCCACGTTCGCGCTCCTCGTCCTCACGATCCTCAACATCGCCGACGCCTACTACCTCGCCCGCCAGCGAAACGCAGGAGCCGAGTCGACACGGAGTGGGGCGAGCGGGTCGAACGGACCGGTCGGAAGCGTCATCGGCACCGAGGCGGACGACGACGAACCCACGGACCGCTGTCCCCACTGCGGCCGCACGACCGACACCGACCTCGATTTCTGCCAGTGGTGCGGCGAACCCCTCGACACCGACCCCTCGTGA
- a CDS encoding DUF5810 domain-containing protein: MGYACPVCETPQADAHHLANHLAFTALLGDDDHEAWLDEHTPGWDEAGEDELAERVVEAAKEVEFPQVFEDTTDDDHHDHDEPRPGELFDDEPPMAGSRGPGGGDLDAETAEALRKARELTRDDDESE, translated from the coding sequence ATGGGCTACGCCTGTCCGGTCTGTGAGACGCCCCAGGCCGACGCGCACCACCTGGCCAACCACCTCGCGTTCACCGCGTTGCTCGGTGACGACGACCACGAGGCCTGGCTCGACGAGCACACGCCCGGCTGGGACGAGGCGGGCGAGGACGAACTCGCCGAGCGGGTGGTCGAGGCGGCGAAGGAGGTCGAGTTCCCGCAGGTCTTCGAGGACACCACCGACGACGACCACCACGACCACGACGAACCCCGACCCGGCGAGCTCTTCGACGACGAGCCACCGATGGCGGGCAGTCGCGGACCGGGCGGGGGCGACCTCGACGCCGAGACGGCCGAGGCGCTTCGGAAGGCCCGGGAACTGACCCGCGACGACGACGAAAGCGAGTAG
- a CDS encoding DUF5809 family protein, translating into MHTQGRFSPGTADDAHERYEELGPTAQTAVREAATAMEFGKDEYDDRVTSEVVERVRNALFAGALEVRVGTREEFDNWLAAHPDYETHVIGNENVDQVAWHAAPFAETVAAATFANRERAAVETLRRQAFGRIYRDLF; encoded by the coding sequence ATGCACACCCAGGGACGGTTCTCGCCGGGGACCGCCGACGACGCCCACGAACGCTACGAGGAGCTCGGACCGACCGCCCAGACCGCCGTGCGGGAGGCCGCGACCGCGATGGAGTTCGGAAAGGACGAGTACGACGACCGCGTGACGAGCGAGGTGGTCGAGCGGGTCCGGAACGCGCTGTTCGCGGGTGCGCTCGAAGTCCGGGTCGGAACGCGTGAGGAGTTCGACAACTGGCTGGCGGCACACCCCGACTACGAAACCCACGTCATCGGGAACGAGAACGTCGACCAAGTAGCGTGGCACGCCGCGCCGTTCGCAGAGACGGTGGCGGCGGCGACGTTCGCCAATCGGGAACGCGCCGCGGTCGAGACCCTCCGCCGCCAGGCCTTCGGCCGTATCTACCGCGACTTGTTCTAA